In Miscanthus floridulus cultivar M001 chromosome 8, ASM1932011v1, whole genome shotgun sequence, the sequence AGGGCATCTGGGCGGGCATGCTTTGCGGGACAGCGTTGCAGACAGCCATCCTCAGCTACATAGTCTGGACGACCGACTGGAAAGCAGAGGTAGGTGACAAccaatctgttttttttttttgtgaatgcaagcagaggagaagaagaaagaatatATAATCGGCCGGGTGGCTTTGTGTGTGCTGGTTTCAGGCGTCGCTGGCGTTGGAGAGAGTTAGAATATGGGGCGGCCACGGCCACCATGAAAAGCTTCCTAGCTCTGATTCTGATCAGGACGACGCGGTTATCTGACGAAGATCCAGCAAAAGACATTGCTGCTGCTTGCATTGTAAATTCCTCCCCCGTCCATCGTCTCGGTTCGGATTGCTAGACTGAAGTAGTTTGCAGGGCTGCTGCTCTCGAGTAACAAGGGAAACAATTCAGAATGAAACGGAAGAAAGGGCCAAAGACGTACGCCAGTACTGGAGATGGGAATTGTGCCGACTATGAAGCTGGCACGAACGACATAGCTCTAGGGATTGCTTCTCATGCTTGTTAGCAAGGGAATTTCAGGCAATAGGATTAGCGTAGCGTAGCTATACTCGTCACCAGCGAACTTATTAGCGTGAAAGTGAATTGTGAAATACACACTTTTTatccatctatctatctatcttatACAACACCTAATTGATTATTATCAGCTACAGCATTACTTTAAAGACAACCTAGACCTTGATAGGAAAGCTGGAAATTTTGACATTCATCCGTTtttgttttcttgcaaaattgaaCCGATTTGTGTGAAATTTATTCATTCAAGTTCTCGTGGGAAATGCACTGCCTTCTTTGTGGGAAATGCACGTCCACTTCGTTGCTCTGTCTAGGTGATTAGCCTGACCTGACAATGACGACGTATAAAAAACAATAGCTAATAGAGACATGGGCAGGTAGATGCCGGGAATGTGTTCCCTTATCTAAAAAAAATGGAACATAGGCTGCGGTGCATGGGGAAGGAGAAAGAAAACCCACAAATCAAATCGAGAAGAATGGGTAGCAGCAACATGTAAGAGGACGTTGGCATTGGTCTAATGCTATCTTTTGCATGACGAACAGAAAGAAATGATCTATGCAGCGGTGCTTTCCTGACATTGATACAGAAACCGGTGACACATGGCATAAAAAAAAAAGGGTTTGCCAATGAGAAATAAAAGCGGAATAGCGACCAGCAAGCTACACAAAACAAAGTTATGGACGGCGGGACTAACTAAAATCGTCATGAGTGAGTCCGTGTGATTGTTCTTGATTTTATTTGTTAGATTTTTTTTCCACGACGATTTGTCAGATAAATGGCAATATAAGACCTTTTTCACTATAACAAGAATATAAGACTTCGACAAGCTCCGTAGTGAGAACACAAGCGTCGTCATCATGCATGAACAAGGAATTGGCAAAGGTCAACATTGGAATACACGCCAGAGGCGCttaaagggagagagagagaaattatGTCTGCATGGGTCTCTCTGCAAGCGCattcaaacaaggcctaagagaGATAGGAAAGGGGCGAAAAAAGATAATTATGTGAGGTAAAAGGGGAGAAAAAATTAAAATAAGGGAAGTATAAACATCTAATGGAGAAAAAAAATCATGTAAGAGAGGTAGGAATGAAGCACTACTACTTAAACATCTAGACAAATTCTTTAATAGAAAAGATCTGCCATGGGTGAACCTGATCTGAGATAAACACTACAGGAATGACAGGCTGCCAAACTCTACAGCCCCAAGAGGATCTTTCTGGTGGCGTGATATCTTGAAGCTACTGGATAAGTACAAAGGTATGGCAAGTGTGCTGGTCTTTAATGGCAAAACATGTCTTTTCTGGGATGATGTCTGGAATGATCAAGTAAGAAGGATACAATACCCAGAGCTCCATTCCTTTGCAAAAAACAAAAGGATAAGCCTAAGCACAGCCCATGATACAGATTATTTCCATGATCTGTTCCACTTACCATTATCAATAGAAGCTTACAATCAGATGCAAGAACTTCAGGTTGAACTATCAGATTTAACACTGGACAATGTGAATGACAGTTGGACATACATTTGTGGCTCCTCTCACTTCTCCTCCTCCAAGGCTTATAAAATTTTAACAGTCCACTCTCAGATTGACCCTATCTTCAAATGGCTTTGGAAGACTTCATGTCAAAGCAAACATAAAGTATTTTTCTGGTTGGTACTCAAAGACAGACTAAGCACAAGAAGCAtactgagaagaagaagaatgcacTTAGATGATTATTACTGTGTGCTTTGTCAGCAACCTTCTGAAGAAACAATAATGCACCTCCTCTTCTACTGCCCTTTTTCCAAGGATTGTTGGGGACTGTTTAATTTTCAATATGCAGATTAACACACAATTCCTGAAATATTTCGAGAATGGCAAATCCTTCACAATGCTAGCTTCTCACTTGACATCTTCATACTGGTCTGTTGGGCTATATGGGTGATGAGAAATGATATTATCTTCAGAAACAAAAACCCCACAGTTGCTAATTGCAAAAGGACTATCACGGTGGAATCACTCTTGCTGTTGCACAGAACAAAGGCTACAATCACCCCCAACTTAGAAGCATGGATCAACTCCAATTTGTAATTCTCTTAATTTTCTTTCTCTCCTTCTGTGTTCCCTGAAATCTCTCTCCGGTGTGAGTGAGAATGGGAGTGTTTTGCTTGCTGTTCCCCTGTTTTTCCCTGTAATCTTTGACACtttgctttctcttttattttcAATAAATTTGTAGTAGGAGCCTCTGGCTCCTTCTGATTCCTCAAAAAGAGAGGTAGGAAAGGGGAGGAAAACAAGTATATTAAGTAAGAGAAGTAGAAAAAGGGGGAAAAAAAGAGAAGTAGAAATATTTAATGGGGGAAAATCATGTAAGAGAGGTAGGAAAGGggagaaaaaagaagagaagtAGAAAAAGGGGGAAAAAAAAGAGAAGTAGAAATATTTAATGGGGGAAAATCATGTAAGAGAGGTAGGAAAGGggagaaaaaagaagaaagaaagaaatgtcAGAAGTGGGATTTGAACCCACGCCCTCGTTCGAGGATCAGAACTTGAGTCTGACGCCTTAGACCACTCGGCCATCCTGACTTGTGTATTTTATTTCTTATCACAATATTTATTAACAAATTTTTATTCCCACGCTGCGCCATCTGACCGTCCATTCAGAATCTACCGTTCCAACGGTCCTGATCAGACACAAACCCTACTTCTCCTCTATAAAATCCTCCCTGCTCATTTCCCCAGCCTACCCTAATCCCCACCAAAACCCTAAACCCTCGCTCCCCGGCGGCGGCTACAAGCTCTTCGTCGGCTCAGCACCATGAGGCCACCGGCTAGAGGTAACTAACCATAACCCCCATCCTTGTTTTTCCATGCATTGCTGCAGCCGAACTAAGACTTATTCCTTCGTTAAATCCTATAGGCGGGCGCGGCGGGAGGGGAGGCAGGTTCGATGGCGGCGGCCGTGGGGGCGGCGGTGGCCGGGGGTTTGGCGGTGgtagaggcggtggtggtggcaggggCGGGAGGGGAGGCAGGTTCGATGGCGGCGGCCGTGGGGGCGGCGGTGGCCGGGGGTTTGGCGGTGGtagaggcggtggcggtggcagggGCGGCCGCGGTGGTGGCATGAAAGGTGGGAGTAAGGCCGTCGTGGTGCCACACAAGCACGCCGGTGTCTTCATCTCCAAGTCCAAGGAGGATGCGCTCTGCACCAAGAACATGGTCCCGGGAGAGTCTGTCTACGCAGAGAAGCGTGTCTCTGTTCAGGTTCGCTTTCCCCTTCTTattttttccttttattattggATAGATATTGCTTGTGTGTTCTACGAATGAGCTAGATATTGCTTGTGTACTATGAATGAGCTGACCTGTTTTACATAGTCGACTGCTGCGTTTTCAATAATTCTGTATGTTGTCAAGGTCAACTCTTCTGTTTTCGTGTTATTTGTTCATCCAAGTACGTTATGTGGACTTATGTAGAAGCCGAAATTTAAAATTTATTGTGTTGAGATTCTGTACCACAATAATTTGGATATAACTAAGTACTGGACACTCCATGTATGCTCTTgttatcttgcgacaacattctGGGTCTGGAGCTCTGTACTGTAAATGATGATCTTACTCGGATTCCCCTTCAGGACATCTAAATGGATGATGCAAATTCGAGTTTCTGATGCCCTCATGCCCAAATGATATGTAGATTGTTTAGTTTCCTTTTCCATTTCTAGGATAAAGAACTGGTCTGAATAATTGTAATGCCGTAGTTTCTTAAACTCATCCATTGGGATTCGGTTGTAGGACTGATTTATTTCTACTGTTTGATTGTTTGGGCATTGTAGAATGACGATGGAACAAAGATTGAATACAGGCTTTGGAACCCCTTCCGTTCCAAGttggctgctgctgtgcttggTGGCATTGACAACATCTGGATTGTAAGTTGATTTGCTTATCTTGAATGTGCAAAAGTTCTATTTGCTTTCTTGTAAGCAGAATCTGTGGCGATGTTATAGCTGACAATTTGTTAATACGTTTAGGCTCCTGGTACTCGGGTGCTGTATCTTGGTGCTGCTTCTGGCACAACTGTTTCTCATGTGTCTGATATTGTAGGACCGGT encodes:
- the LOC136475240 gene encoding rRNA 2'-O-methyltransferase fibrillarin 1-like isoform X1 — translated: MRPPARGGRGGRGGRFDGGGRGGGGGRGFGGGRGGGGGRGGRGGRFDGGGRGGGGGRGFGGGRGGGGGRGGRGGGMKGGSKAVVVPHKHAGVFISKSKEDALCTKNMVPGESVYAEKRVSVQNDDGTKIEYRLWNPFRSKLAAAVLGGIDNIWIAPGTRVLYLGAASGTTVSHVSDIVGPDGLVYAVEFSHRSGRDLVNMAKKRTNVIPIIEDARHPARYRMLVGMVDVIFSDVAQPDQARILALNASYFLKNGGHFVISIKANCIDSTLPAEAVFAAEVEKLKADQFKPAEQVTLEPYERDHACVVGGYRMPKKQKATS
- the LOC136475240 gene encoding rRNA 2'-O-methyltransferase fibrillarin 1-like isoform X2; translation: MRPPARGGRGGRGGRFDGGGRGGGGGRGFGGGRGGGGGRGGRGGGMKGGSKAVVVPHKHAGVFISKSKEDALCTKNMVPGESVYAEKRVSVQNDDGTKIEYRLWNPFRSKLAAAVLGGIDNIWIAPGTRVLYLGAASGTTVSHVSDIVGPDGLVYAVEFSHRSGRDLVNMAKKRTNVIPIIEDARHPARYRMLVGMVDVIFSDVAQPDQARILALNASYFLKNGGHFVISIKANCIDSTLPAEAVFAAEVEKLKADQFKPAEQVTLEPYERDHACVVGGYRMPKKQKATS